In Mycoplasma sp. Mirounga ES2805-ORL, a single window of DNA contains:
- the rplI gene encoding 50S ribosomal protein L9 — protein sequence MKIILIKDCKDGKANTVIDVSDGYGMNFLVRQGFGVPYNTRTKRDLDNKLSELTNNEMDIRKEALALKEELEKLELSFTLDAKIDANGNLNVHGAVSTKDIVKMLAKKGYEHLDKHAIQKVRLISNDLHYIDVNLYKDIIAKLKVVVKLNAK from the coding sequence ATGAAAATAATTTTAATTAAAGATTGTAAAGACGGTAAAGCAAATACTGTTATTGATGTATCAGATGGCTACGGAATGAATTTCTTAGTACGTCAAGGTTTTGGTGTTCCATATAACACTAGAACGAAAAGAGATTTGGATAATAAACTTAGTGAATTAACCAATAATGAAATGGATATTAGAAAAGAAGCGCTAGCTTTAAAAGAGGAACTTGAAAAACTCGAATTAAGTTTTACTTTGGATGCAAAAATTGATGCCAATGGTAATTTAAATGTTCATGGTGCCGTATCAACAAAAGATATTGTTAAAATGCTAGCTAAAAAAGGATATGAACACTTAGATAAGCATGCTATTCAAAAAGTTCGGTTAATTTCAAATGATTTGCATTACATAGATGTAAATTTATATAAAGATATAATTGCAAAATTGAAAGTAGTGGTTAAATTAAATGCAAAATAG
- the dnaB gene encoding replicative DNA helicase encodes MQNSKNDEYINQSAYKTTHVNKDYEDRLLSIVLSNNKKAGQIIPYLVEEDFVFYENKIFFKIVSSLYKANLSINDDHIIDFAEKNKYEAVVNRQLLTYYYSINAFSSNIPTYLKEITRLTQLRNIEKGLIEVQNNIQKNVNIDTGDILWEIQKIILDVDRTKINSDFLTAREVSEEYYKNLQIRRLEKEGSITGLPTGYNAFDTVTQGLQPNELIILAARPGMGKTALALNIAINNAIKQRNVAFFSLEMSPEQLMARIYSIVTEINSFKLKKPSLLTDLDLVKINSARNKKIEPMSLFIDDSVGTDLENLIWKCRRLHKVNPLDLIIIDYLQLIPTKKQGRNAESRQQEVGRISRALKTLAKDLKIPVIALSQLSREVDKREQKRPQMTDLRESGNIEQDADIIMMLYRESYYNTKKQNDDAREQLKIDGEDIGVPIDLIIAKHRNGPPFDTKLRFIMSQGRFEDHDDDDKSNKYEKMED; translated from the coding sequence ATGCAAAATAGTAAAAATGATGAATATATAAATCAGTCAGCCTACAAGACAACGCATGTTAATAAAGATTATGAAGATAGACTCCTATCAATAGTTCTAAGTAATAATAAAAAAGCTGGTCAAATTATTCCTTACCTTGTTGAGGAAGATTTTGTTTTTTATGAAAACAAAATATTTTTTAAAATTGTTTCTAGTTTATATAAAGCAAATCTATCTATAAATGATGACCATATCATAGATTTCGCGGAAAAAAATAAATATGAGGCAGTTGTTAATAGACAATTATTAACTTACTATTATTCAATTAATGCATTCTCATCAAATATACCTACATATCTTAAAGAAATAACTAGACTTACACAATTAAGAAATATTGAAAAAGGACTTATTGAAGTTCAAAATAATATTCAAAAAAATGTCAATATAGACACAGGTGATATTCTTTGAGAAATACAAAAGATAATTTTAGATGTAGATCGCACAAAAATTAATTCAGATTTTTTAACTGCTAGAGAAGTCAGTGAAGAATATTATAAAAACCTCCAAATAAGAAGGTTGGAAAAAGAAGGCTCAATAACTGGCTTGCCAACTGGTTATAATGCATTTGATACAGTTACTCAAGGGTTGCAGCCTAATGAGTTAATTATTTTAGCTGCTAGACCAGGGATGGGTAAAACAGCTTTAGCTTTAAATATTGCTATTAATAATGCTATTAAGCAAAGAAATGTAGCCTTTTTCAGTTTAGAAATGTCTCCTGAACAATTAATGGCTCGTATTTATTCAATTGTTACAGAGATTAATTCTTTTAAATTAAAAAAACCTTCACTACTAACTGATTTAGATTTAGTTAAGATTAATTCAGCTAGAAACAAAAAAATAGAACCAATGAGTTTATTTATTGATGATTCTGTTGGAACAGATTTAGAAAATTTAATTTGAAAATGTAGAAGATTACATAAAGTTAATCCACTTGATTTAATTATCATTGACTACCTACAATTAATTCCAACTAAAAAACAAGGGAGAAACGCAGAGAGTAGACAGCAAGAAGTTGGCCGTATTTCAAGAGCTTTAAAAACACTTGCAAAAGACTTAAAAATTCCGGTTATTGCATTAAGTCAGTTATCTCGTGAAGTTGATAAACGTGAGCAAAAAAGACCTCAAATGACTGACTTACGTGAGTCTGGTAACATAGAACAAGATGCTGATATTATTATGATGTTATATCGTGAAAGTTACTATAATACTAAAAAGCAAAACGATGATGCTAGAGAGCAATTAAAAATTGATGGTGAGGATATTGGAGTACCTATAGATTTAATTATTGCAAAACACCGTAATGGTCCTCCTTTTGATACAAAATTAAGATTTATTATGTCTCAAGGTAGGTTTGAAGATCATGACGATGATGACAAAAGTAACAAATATGAAAAAATGGAGGATTAG